The sequence CTAATTGTACTGTTTCAATAATGAGTAAAATGATACTCATTAAAACAGTGAATACTCGCCATTTATTTAGTTTTTCTATGAAAAATGGTACATAAATGCCCATAGGTAAAAATAGAAGTAAATTGCCAAACAGGTTTTCTATTGGAATATTAGCATTCATACTCCCATCAAACATAGCTCGAATATATGTACTCATTGTTTTGAATGGAACGAAATTGGAATTGAACCTTAACTTTTCTAACAACGAAAGATCGCTATACCAGTCACCACTCCCCCTGTTTAAAAAATACAAATAAATATAATATAAAACTAATGCTAAAGATAAACTTGATTGCCTTTTTCATTTTCTGCTCCAATCAGCGATAAACTTCTCATGATCTTTCCAATGAAGTGAGATGTTATAACTTTTATGGCCACTTTATCATCTTGCCTAGCGAAATTCTCAATCATTATTTAATACACCATACCCACTTTGTACGATCTCTCCGTCTTCATAATTATATAAATAAATTTTATCCTTTTCATCTTCAAATATGACGCTTGCTGTTATTCCAGGCTTAGATCTTGATACACTTATTTTCTCAATTTCCTCATCCTGATAACCATTACTTTCTAAATAGTCAATCACATCGCTCTCCATACTGTGTTTTATGTATATATCATAGGAAAACCAGATTAGTATCAGGAATAAAAGAATACTAAAAACAAAATACCTCTTTTTTACTTTACGAACATTCATTGTATCCCTCACTGATTATTGTTATCTATTGTCTTTAAGTAAGCTGCATACATAAGTAACATAAGGCCACATTTTATGGCCACTTTTCGATGTTTTATGGCCACTTTTATTCATTTTATGGCCACTTTCAGCAGTTTTATGGCCACTTCTACTAAAATTACTAGTCAAAAAAAAGCTGATCAGCCGTATATTCACTACTCTCAATTTCTTTTCTTATTGATTCTTCCAGGCTGGTGTCCACATTCTCGTCTGCCCAAATATTCACTTCTAATTCTTTGCTTTCAGCTGAGATTACTTCCACATTGACTTTCGTATTTTCAGGTAAGTATTTCTGTACGATTTTTGTTATATCTTCTGTTGCTTTTAAGTTAAACGTTTCAAACTCGTATCCATCCGTAATCTCTTTGTTTTGAATATCTTGCCCTACATAAAGTGAGACTTCAATCAGTGGGGGATTTGTCCCACTGATTGCTAGCGAAACTTATCAGGAAGTTATCGTCCGTTCCCCCCACTTAGCTTCTTGTTTTATCTCTTGAACCTTAATATGGGGGGATTACGGACGGTTAGCGCCGTGATAAAATAACATGGCTGGATGATTCACTTCGAATGCTTCTGCGGAATAAGTACCATGCATGAGATCATATGACATACTATCGATTTCAAAATCTTGCTGGTGGGTATCCTCTAAATAATTCTCGAACGCTTTGTTATATTTATATAAACTCCAAGGTGATCCATAATTAATAAAAAAGATAAGACTACCAATCAAGAATACAGACAGCCAGAAGATTTTGGATTTTAATAGTTTCAGTTTATTCACTCCTAGTTTTTACAATCTATCCATTCAAATGAAGAATGCTGCTCTGGGCATTGTTATTCTTTTTAAGATAGTCTTCCTGGAGAATGCCACAGATTGCACAGTCCTTATACTGGCTCTTGGCATTGCGGATCATATGTCTGATTACTCCTTCTCTCTCCATACCAGCATTGCTCATCATTTTTCCAGAAGCAGGGTTGTCTATATTATGTGCTGCAGATATTTTGTGGATATTCATATGGCAAAAACCAAATTCCACCACAGCTTTGAGTGCTTCCGTTCCATATCCCTGATTCCACCACTTGGGTCCTATTGAATAGCTTACCTCACAGTTTTCAGTGGCATTATCAAACTGATAGAGATCG is a genomic window of Gracilibacillus salinarum containing:
- a CDS encoding GNAT family N-acetyltransferase — its product is MINYLGTPIIETNRLILRRLALTDVQSVFDHWLSDERVADNRINAAHKKVSETMERMEKIVGQYGNKDFCYWGIMLKDSRELIGEIDLYQFDNATENCEVSYSIGPKWWNQGYGTEALKAVVEFGFCHMNIHKISAAHNIDNPASGKMMSNAGMEREGVIRHMIRNAKSQYKDCAICGILQEDYLKKNNNAQSSILHLNG
- a CDS encoding DUF3139 domain-containing protein, which codes for MNVRKVKKRYFVFSILLFLILIWFSYDIYIKHSMESDVIDYLESNGYQDEEIEKISVSRSKPGITASVIFEDEKDKIYLYNYEDGEIVQSGYGVLNND
- a CDS encoding VanZ family protein yields the protein MYFLNRGSGDWYSDLSLLEKLRFNSNFVPFKTMSTYIRAMFDGSMNANIPIENLFGNLLLFLPMGIYVPFFIEKLNKWRVFTVLMSIILLIIETVQLVTLRGSFDIDDFILNMIGALIGFGVWRTKIVQRILR